The Candidatus Deferrimicrobiaceae bacterium genomic sequence GACGAAAAGCGTCCAGCCGCGGAAGTCGATCCGCTCGACCTGCGGGACGAGCGGCGCCGCGGGCTTCGCCTTCACGGTCTTCGGCTTCGCCTTCTGGCTGCCCCCGTGCCCTTTCGCGGAAATCGATTCCGTGAGCTCCTGCCGGATCGCCATCAGCGCCTCGATCGTTTCCGCCTCCGCCAGCTGTGCCTCGAGCGATTCGAGGTAGAACACTTCCTCGGACAGGTCGCGCAGGCGGTTGCGAACGATCCCGGCCGCGCCCTTCGCCTTCTTCGCCAGCCGGAAGTAGCGTTCCATGTTCTCGACGGGCGACTTCGACGGGTCGAGCGGGACTCCCTGGAAATCGGTCATCCCCTTGCGGATCTGCCCGAGCGCATATTTCAGCGTCTCACCGTGAGCGCCTCCCGCAAGCCCTTCCCGCAACCGCGCTTCGTCGCCTTCCACTTTTTCCAGCGTGTGCCGTGCTTTCCGGAGCAGCGTGCCCAGGCGGGAGGCGATCTGCTGCCGAAGCGTCGCCGCGTCGCGCTCCGCCGTGACCCCGCCGAAGAAGCGGTCGGCGGCTTCGTTGGCGGAGGGGAACGACTCGAAGGACACGAACCCGGCCGCGGGACAGGGAAAGGGGAGCAGGCGCGCCTTGCCGGAGGGAGGCATCCCGATGCACGGCCGCGATTCGCCCGATTCGTAGCGGCGTGAAAGGTCGCGCACCGCCCTGAGCAGCCCCGCGGGATCGTCGCCTCCCGCCGCCGCGGCTTCGTCGGCCAACTCCCGCCCCAGGCCGGTTACGACGCGCTGGAGCGCGCGCCCCGCGCCTTCCAGGCGTCCCGCCGCCAGGACGGATTCGGCGTCCTCAAGGGAAAACTCGGGCAGGAAGATTCGGGCGGGCTTGGGGAGCGGACGATAGGGAACGCCCGCAGCGACCTCGCGGATCGCGCTCTCCTCGGTCGGGACGGCGCGAAGCGGCTCGAGGATCGTCCCGTCGCCGTCGACGTAGATCAGGTTGGCGTGGCGCCCGAACAGCTCGGCGTAGAGCGACGTGCGGGCGTGCAGCGCGTCCGTCCGGGTCGAGGCGAAATCGATCCGGACCGACCGGTCGAACGGCGCGAGGTCGAACCGTTCGATGCGCATTCCTTCGAGATGGCGGCGCAGGTACCGGCAGAAGCGGAGCGGCGTCTGCGGGTTATGCGGCTTGCGCGCGACGAGGTGGATCCGGCACAGCGCCGGGTCGGCGGAGAGGAGCAGCAGCCGGTCGGCGCGCCCGGTCCAGAGGACCAGCACGAGGTCGCGGGCGGAGGGCTGGTGGACCTTCGAGACGAGCGCCCCGGGAAGCTCGCGGGAAAGC encodes the following:
- a CDS encoding NFACT RNA binding domain-containing protein is translated as MDSFLVRQVVSELSRELPGALVSKVHQPSARDLVLVLWTGRADRLLLLSADPALCRIHLVARKPHNPQTPLRFCRYLRRHLEGMRIERFDLAPFDRSVRIDFASTRTDALHARTSLYAELFGRHANLIYVDGDGTILEPLRAVPTEESAIREVAAGVPYRPLPKPARIFLPEFSLEDAESVLAAGRLEGAGRALQRVVTGLGRELADEAAAAGGDDPAGLLRAVRDLSRRYESGESRPCIGMPPSGKARLLPFPCPAAGFVSFESFPSANEAADRFFGGVTAERDAATLRQQIASRLGTLLRKARHTLEKVEGDEARLREGLAGGAHGETLKYALGQIRKGMTDFQGVPLDPSKSPVENMERYFRLAKKAKGAAGIVRNRLRDLSEEVFYLESLEAQLAEAETIEALMAIRQELTESISAKGHGGSQKAKPKTVKAKPAAPLVPQVERIDFRGWTLFVGRNNVGNDRIVRELASPDDLWLHAQGIPGSHVLVKRPAGAEVPAEVIEEAARLAVLHSKARGSSNVPVFLAAARDVSKFKGAKPGLVRIASYTTINVR